A stretch of Myxococcus hansupus DNA encodes these proteins:
- the ychF gene encoding redox-regulated ATPase YchF, whose amino-acid sequence MGLSIGIVGLPNVGKSTLFNALSAAGAQAANYPFCTIEPNVGVVPVPDDRLDQLSALIKPLKKVPTSLEFVDIAGLVRGASKGEGLGNQFLGNIRQVNAVLHVLRCFEDDNVTHVEGGVNPVRDRDVVDTELCLKDLETVEKRRERTLKNTKMGGKAGEEAKAEVALLDRIKASLDNGITVRAQKLTEDESALIHDLFLLTDKPVLYVANIGETELGKEDANPHVKAVREMAAKEGFEVVVLAAALESEIQQLPESERPGFLESAGLSEPGLHKVVRAGYKLLGLWTYFTVGEQECRAWTIHQGYKAPQAAGVIHSDFERGFIKAEVMRWEDLVKMGSESAVKEKGMLRVEGKEYVVQDGDCMHFRFNV is encoded by the coding sequence ATGGGTCTATCCATCGGAATCGTCGGGCTGCCCAACGTCGGCAAGTCCACCCTGTTCAACGCGCTGTCGGCCGCGGGCGCGCAGGCCGCCAACTATCCCTTCTGCACCATCGAGCCCAACGTGGGCGTGGTGCCCGTGCCGGATGACCGCCTGGACCAGTTGTCCGCGCTCATCAAGCCGCTGAAGAAGGTGCCCACCTCGCTGGAGTTCGTGGACATCGCCGGCCTGGTGCGCGGCGCGTCCAAGGGCGAAGGCCTGGGCAACCAGTTCCTGGGCAACATCCGCCAGGTCAACGCCGTGCTCCATGTGCTGCGCTGCTTCGAGGACGACAACGTCACCCACGTCGAGGGCGGGGTGAATCCGGTGCGGGACCGGGACGTGGTCGACACGGAGCTGTGCCTCAAGGACCTGGAGACGGTGGAGAAGCGCCGCGAGCGCACCCTGAAGAACACCAAGATGGGTGGCAAGGCCGGCGAAGAGGCCAAGGCCGAGGTGGCGCTGCTGGACCGCATCAAGGCGAGCCTGGACAACGGCATCACCGTGCGCGCCCAGAAGCTCACCGAGGACGAGAGCGCCCTCATCCATGACCTGTTCCTGCTCACCGACAAGCCCGTGCTGTACGTGGCGAACATCGGCGAGACGGAACTGGGCAAGGAGGACGCCAATCCTCACGTGAAGGCCGTGCGGGAGATGGCCGCGAAGGAGGGCTTCGAGGTCGTGGTGCTCGCCGCCGCGCTCGAGTCCGAAATCCAGCAGCTCCCCGAGTCCGAGCGTCCGGGCTTCCTGGAGAGCGCGGGCCTGTCCGAGCCCGGCCTGCACAAGGTGGTGCGCGCGGGCTACAAGCTGCTGGGCCTGTGGACGTACTTCACCGTGGGCGAGCAGGAGTGCCGCGCGTGGACCATCCACCAGGGCTACAAGGCCCCGCAGGCCGCCGGCGTCATCCACTCCGACTTCGAGCGCGGCTTCATCAAGGCCGAGGTGATGCGCTGGGAGGACCTGGTGAAGATGGGCAGCGAGTCCGCCGTGAAGGAGAAGGGCATGCTGCGCGTGGAGGGCAAGGAGTACGTCGTTCAGGACGGCGACTGCATGCACTTCCGCTTCAACGTCTGA
- the atpF gene encoding F0F1 ATP synthase subunit B produces MFLPSVLAASNLVKVQPGLIFWTLITFVIVAIVLKMKAWGPILSLVEEREKQIASSIESAKRERAEAEKLLADQKTAIAEARREAAEMMRRNTQEMEKFREELMAKSRKEAEELKLSARREIDEQKAKAIAEVRSMAVDLSMEIAGKLIGERMDDSKQRALAEQFVQGLPLNGTSASGAVRRTA; encoded by the coding sequence ATGTTCCTGCCCTCCGTCCTCGCCGCCAGTAACCTCGTGAAGGTCCAGCCGGGCCTCATCTTCTGGACCCTCATCACCTTCGTCATCGTCGCCATCGTGCTGAAGATGAAGGCGTGGGGCCCCATCCTCTCGCTGGTCGAGGAGCGCGAGAAGCAGATCGCCAGCTCCATCGAGAGCGCGAAGCGTGAGCGCGCCGAGGCGGAGAAGCTGCTGGCCGACCAGAAGACGGCCATCGCCGAGGCCCGCCGTGAGGCCGCGGAGATGATGCGCCGCAACACGCAGGAGATGGAGAAGTTCCGCGAGGAGCTCATGGCCAAGAGCCGCAAGGAGGCCGAGGAGCTCAAGCTGAGCGCGCGTCGCGAGATCGACGAGCAGAAGGCGAAGGCCATCGCCGAGGTCCGCTCCATGGCGGTCGACCTGTCCATGGAGATCGCCGGCAAGCTCATTGGCGAGCGCATGGACGACAGCAAGCAGCGCGCGCTGGCCGAGCAGTTCGTCCAGGGCCTGCCGCTGAACGGCACCAGCGCCTCCGGCGCCGTCCGCCGCACTGCCTAA
- a CDS encoding ATP synthase F0 subunit C, translating to MTNLALAFLAAGLGAGLSIIGAALGIGKLAAAAMDATGRQPAAGGDIRTTMIIAAALIEGATLFALVVCILLATKA from the coding sequence ATGACGAACCTCGCTCTCGCCTTCCTCGCCGCCGGTCTGGGTGCCGGTCTCTCCATCATCGGTGCCGCGCTCGGCATTGGTAAGCTGGCCGCCGCCGCCATGGACGCCACGGGCCGTCAGCCGGCCGCGGGCGGCGACATCCGCACCACGATGATCATCGCGGCGGCCCTTATCGAAGGCGCCACGCTGTTCGCGCTGGTCGTTTGCATCCTGCTCGCCACCAAGGCCTAA
- the atpB gene encoding F0F1 ATP synthase subunit A — MRKAMVLFASLFAATAWAAGSEDDVPGYILHHVVDSPYLEIEVPLSNPIHAADLPQILVPLKADGCAPRMTSHGQEIPGLTEGCLDLSITKHTVMMWLAALLLMATLFIWSNRDKSKLVPRGAGANIIEMLVLFVRDELAIKNIGKEEGPRYVPYLLTAFFFVLFMNLLGLIPWMATATGNLAVTATLAVCTFFVTQLAGIRAAGLGGYLKHLTGGVHWALWPIMIPVEVLGLFTKPFALTMRLFANMLAGHIVLFFLLGLIFILGHPAVALVSVPFAFAIYLLELFVAFVQAYVFTMLSALFIGMSVAMGHHHDDHGHAAEGSHNHDHGKAHHA; from the coding sequence ATGCGCAAGGCAATGGTGCTGTTCGCCAGTCTGTTCGCTGCCACGGCGTGGGCCGCAGGGTCCGAGGACGACGTGCCGGGGTACATCCTCCACCACGTCGTGGACTCGCCGTACCTGGAGATTGAAGTCCCGCTGAGCAACCCCATCCACGCGGCGGACCTGCCTCAAATTCTGGTCCCGCTGAAGGCGGACGGGTGCGCGCCCCGGATGACGTCGCACGGTCAGGAGATTCCGGGCCTGACGGAAGGCTGCCTGGACCTGTCCATCACGAAGCACACCGTGATGATGTGGCTGGCCGCCTTGCTGCTGATGGCGACCCTGTTCATCTGGAGCAACCGCGACAAGTCGAAGCTGGTGCCGCGCGGCGCGGGCGCCAACATCATCGAGATGCTGGTGCTGTTCGTTCGTGACGAGCTGGCCATCAAGAACATCGGCAAGGAAGAGGGCCCCCGCTACGTGCCCTACCTGCTCACGGCGTTCTTCTTCGTCCTCTTCATGAACCTGCTGGGCCTGATTCCCTGGATGGCGACGGCCACCGGCAACCTGGCCGTCACCGCGACGTTGGCGGTCTGCACCTTCTTCGTCACCCAGCTCGCGGGCATCCGCGCGGCGGGCCTGGGCGGCTACCTGAAGCACCTGACGGGCGGCGTGCACTGGGCGCTGTGGCCCATCATGATTCCGGTCGAGGTCCTGGGCCTGTTCACCAAGCCCTTCGCCCTCACGATGCGTCTGTTCGCCAACATGCTGGCGGGCCACATCGTCCTCTTCTTCCTCCTGGGCCTCATCTTCATCCTCGGCCACCCGGCGGTGGCGCTGGTGAGCGTGCCCTTCGCCTTCGCCATCTACCTGCTCGAGCTGTTCGTGGCCTTCGTGCAGGCCTACGTCTTCACGATGCTGTCGGCGCTCTTCATCGGCATGAGCGTGGCCATGGGCCACCACCATGACGACCACGGCCACGCGGCCGAGGGCAGCCACAACCACGACCACGGCAAGGCGCACCACGCCTAG
- a CDS encoding AtpZ/AtpI family protein, with product MEVKEPRKPGGSDGAELGETARQMRAAQPYIAAVWKLVGGAVVGVLGGYWLDKWLETGPWLMVVLSLAGICVGFYGFLREMSRLGRRK from the coding sequence ATGGAAGTGAAGGAGCCCCGGAAACCGGGCGGTTCGGACGGCGCCGAGCTGGGTGAAACGGCTCGGCAGATGAGGGCCGCGCAGCCCTACATCGCGGCGGTGTGGAAGCTGGTGGGCGGGGCGGTGGTGGGGGTGTTGGGCGGCTACTGGCTGGACAAGTGGTTGGAGACGGGCCCCTGGTTGATGGTGGTGCTGAGCTTGGCGGGCATCTGCGTGGGCTTCTACGGATTCCTCCGCGAGATGTCCCGGCTGGGGAGGCGGAAGTGA
- a CDS encoding YbhB/YbcL family Raf kinase inhibitor-like protein, whose amino-acid sequence MPKPLVLTSPRFKDGDLIPIAYTGEGEDISPPLQWTGMPAGTKSLALIVEDPDAPDPRNPQMTFSHWVIYNIPPSAQGLPEGATPDVLPEGARQGQNDFRRQDYGGPMPPVGMHRYFFRLFALDTVLPDLGRAASRTQLREAMEGHILGEAELIGLYTKVHHRGAESPGASPA is encoded by the coding sequence ATGCCGAAGCCGCTCGTGCTCACGTCCCCCCGCTTCAAGGACGGCGACCTCATCCCCATTGCCTACACCGGCGAGGGGGAGGACATCTCTCCACCGCTCCAATGGACCGGCATGCCGGCCGGGACGAAGAGCCTGGCCCTCATCGTGGAGGACCCGGACGCGCCGGATCCGCGCAACCCGCAGATGACCTTCTCCCACTGGGTCATCTACAACATCCCCCCCTCCGCCCAGGGCCTGCCCGAGGGCGCCACGCCGGACGTGCTCCCGGAAGGCGCCCGGCAGGGGCAAAATGACTTCCGCCGGCAGGACTACGGCGGCCCCATGCCGCCCGTTGGCATGCACCGGTACTTCTTCCGCCTGTTCGCGCTGGACACGGTGCTGCCCGATCTGGGGCGGGCCGCCTCCCGCACCCAGCTCCGGGAGGCCATGGAGGGCCACATCCTGGGTGAGGCCGAGCTCATCGGCCTGTACACCAAGGTCCACCACCGCGGCGCGGAGTCGCCGGGGGCCTCCCCGGCCTGA
- a CDS encoding ATP-binding protein has translation MKTASAPGAASAYGPFDSMSVGVCVVRDGRFVYVNEALVTMSCYPRESVLGKPATLLVSTASAAELDTRHARRRRGEPVPTTYETALRTAEGELRVELTVIPSGVEWVVLVRDVSARTRRRGVLQRLAELGASLPSLRTEAEVLKRMFSGVEELGLACAWLSPEQLGVRLGQTFVPADMVPPEAASLAGRWVRDVVGQWPPLLKLAWRDGAAFSNELPQEAERFLRGARGVLVRQGLRRAGQTRAIAVRIDVEGRPRAMLAMVADWLREEELPPVRLFGAQVSAALDAALTISRLSAQNTALAAINRLASVTASAPHPQALFAPGTDEIADLLGCDAVTVLLPTDAGEVELAYSRGLAGEESEDFTRRWRTGSLWLQAQREGVPLEREVEDSCSDDLSEALRQQGFRTVVVVPLRVRSRGVGILTALFRQRRPLTPLERETLQAMGSHFAAAIESHRLLHELRGRAEDLALLHEVAKALAATLELDKLLHIGATSLARIVDTQDAYVFLTDGTGERLQLRAMMGERPALLGHSLPLIPADASLASLAFHTREVVMVEDASSDLRVNEEVRLLPEARAFLVLPLVVHERPMGVMMAVETRRARHFTPAEVERASAIANQLALAREGARLVEDLQASYVELARTQAQLVRRERLAALGELSAVVAHEVRNPLGAIFNSVASLRRIVGPDSAAVPLLDIVGEESDRLNRIVADLLTFARPPAPHPYAVPLSPLVEDAVRGALAEAPGQVSVEMDLADDVPSVTVDERMMRQAFLNLAINAVQAMPQGGRLRASVRRAPGTPEVEVQFADSGPGIAADVRARIFEPFFTTKAKGTGLGLAVVKRIIESHQGRVAMDSQPGQGTTFRLYLPLDTPASTAHEGW, from the coding sequence GTGAAAACCGCCTCCGCCCCTGGGGCTGCATCCGCATACGGCCCCTTCGATTCGATGTCCGTGGGTGTCTGTGTCGTCCGTGACGGCCGCTTCGTCTATGTGAACGAAGCGCTGGTGACGATGTCGTGCTACCCGCGCGAATCGGTGCTGGGCAAGCCCGCCACGCTGCTGGTGTCCACCGCGAGCGCGGCGGAGCTGGACACCCGCCACGCCCGGCGCCGGCGCGGCGAGCCCGTGCCCACCACCTATGAAACCGCGCTGCGCACCGCCGAGGGGGAGCTGCGCGTCGAGCTGACCGTCATCCCCAGCGGCGTGGAGTGGGTGGTGCTGGTGCGCGACGTGTCGGCGCGAACGCGGCGCCGCGGCGTGCTTCAGCGCCTGGCCGAGCTGGGCGCGAGCCTCCCCTCGCTGCGCACCGAGGCCGAGGTGCTCAAGCGGATGTTCTCCGGCGTGGAGGAACTGGGCCTCGCCTGCGCCTGGCTCTCGCCCGAGCAGCTCGGCGTCCGGCTGGGACAGACCTTCGTGCCCGCGGACATGGTGCCACCGGAGGCCGCTTCGCTCGCGGGGCGTTGGGTCCGGGATGTGGTGGGCCAGTGGCCGCCCCTGTTGAAGCTCGCCTGGCGAGACGGCGCCGCCTTCTCCAACGAGCTGCCCCAGGAAGCGGAGCGCTTCCTTCGAGGCGCGCGGGGCGTCCTGGTGCGGCAGGGACTCCGGCGGGCGGGACAGACTCGCGCCATCGCGGTGCGCATCGACGTGGAAGGGCGGCCCCGGGCGATGCTGGCGATGGTGGCGGACTGGCTGCGCGAGGAAGAGCTTCCACCGGTGCGGCTGTTCGGCGCGCAGGTGTCCGCCGCGCTGGACGCGGCGCTCACCATCTCCCGGCTGTCGGCGCAGAACACGGCGCTGGCCGCCATCAACCGGCTGGCCTCCGTGACGGCGTCCGCGCCCCACCCGCAGGCGCTGTTCGCGCCAGGGACGGACGAAATCGCCGACCTGTTGGGCTGCGACGCGGTGACGGTGCTGCTGCCCACGGACGCCGGCGAGGTGGAGCTCGCGTATTCGCGGGGGTTGGCGGGTGAGGAGTCCGAGGACTTCACGCGCCGGTGGCGCACCGGAAGCCTGTGGCTCCAGGCCCAGCGCGAAGGCGTGCCGCTGGAGCGGGAGGTGGAGGACTCCTGTTCGGACGACTTGAGCGAGGCGCTGCGACAACAGGGCTTCCGCACCGTGGTGGTCGTCCCGCTGCGGGTGCGCTCACGCGGCGTCGGCATCCTGACGGCCCTCTTCCGCCAACGCCGGCCGCTGACGCCGCTGGAGCGGGAGACGTTGCAAGCCATGGGCAGCCACTTCGCGGCGGCCATCGAATCCCACCGGCTGCTGCATGAGCTTCGCGGCCGGGCGGAGGACCTGGCCTTGTTGCACGAGGTGGCCAAGGCCCTGGCGGCCACGCTGGAGCTGGACAAGCTGCTGCACATTGGCGCCACCAGCCTGGCGCGCATCGTGGACACGCAGGACGCGTACGTGTTCCTGACGGACGGCACGGGGGAGCGGCTCCAACTGCGAGCGATGATGGGCGAGCGCCCGGCGCTGTTGGGGCATTCGCTGCCGCTCATCCCGGCGGACGCGTCCCTCGCCTCCCTGGCGTTCCACACGCGCGAGGTGGTGATGGTGGAGGACGCCAGCTCCGACCTGCGCGTCAACGAGGAGGTCCGGCTCCTGCCGGAGGCACGCGCGTTCCTGGTGCTGCCCCTGGTGGTCCACGAGCGCCCCATGGGCGTGATGATGGCGGTGGAGACGCGGCGCGCGCGGCACTTCACCCCCGCGGAGGTGGAGCGGGCCAGCGCCATCGCCAATCAGCTCGCGCTGGCCCGTGAGGGCGCCCGGCTGGTGGAGGACCTGCAAGCCAGCTACGTGGAGTTGGCCCGGACCCAGGCGCAGCTCGTGCGCCGCGAGCGGCTGGCCGCGCTGGGCGAGCTGTCCGCGGTGGTGGCCCACGAGGTGCGCAATCCGCTGGGCGCCATCTTCAACTCGGTGGCCTCCCTGCGCCGCATCGTCGGGCCGGACAGCGCCGCGGTGCCGCTGCTGGACATCGTGGGCGAGGAGTCGGACCGGCTCAATCGCATCGTCGCGGACCTGCTCACCTTCGCGCGTCCGCCCGCGCCGCACCCCTACGCAGTGCCCCTGTCGCCCCTGGTGGAGGACGCGGTGCGCGGCGCGCTGGCGGAGGCACCGGGCCAGGTGAGCGTGGAGATGGACCTGGCGGACGATGTTCCCTCCGTGACGGTGGACGAGCGGATGATGCGGCAGGCCTTCCTCAACCTCGCCATCAACGCGGTGCAGGCCATGCCGCAGGGCGGGAGGCTGCGGGCGAGCGTCCGGCGTGCCCCGGGAACACCCGAGGTCGAGGTGCAGTTCGCGGACAGCGGACCGGGCATCGCTGCCGACGTGCGGGCCCGCATCTTCGAGCCCTTCTTCACCACCAAGGCCAAGGGCACGGGGCTGGGCCTCGCCGTGGTGAAGCGCATCATCGAGTCACACCAGGGCCGCGTGGCCATGGACTCCCAGCCGGGCCAGGGCACCACGTTCCGGCTGTATCTACCTCTGGACACACCCGCCTCCACGGCGCACGAAGGTTGGTAA
- a CDS encoding serine/threonine-protein kinase, which translates to MARPIEPEPLSGPVRFGSYTLVRRIGAGGMGEVFLAREESPRRACVVKKVLPQLMASPQFAGRFRDEARVVVRLHHPNIARVYAMGEVDGQLYLSMEYVQGKTLSRLTYRLRQLGKTLPLGIMLHLGQRLCEGLAYAHDATDESGHPLHLVHRDLSPANVCISYAGEVKIIDFGAAQSTLKEQQTAPRVVIGNLTYMAPEQARKRLVDRRADVYAVGALLWELFAWRPLAQRGDPVERWRRAAYPQWEPAGRVREGVPSSVDALLMRALASEPDNRFPDAGAMGAELARLKAKLAPNVGDADLARFISGAFPREKKAEELVLRELLREARSRQLTEPELATVLVPPTALAFEHGGIEAPEDFVPAERAAADAAPAGAEPTATRPDAHGESAPREAQGRGAPSRGAQATALYGTEEESTVADALRGRPRSAQGPHGEPPDARGGAGRGHTPQGGAARVEDAAATVTWTAHGAPARARTGTAEGAAVRVALAEAHADGDDEATVVQPERGGPTSARTDGDARATPSEPWSHGATDVLRDEDAEPTAVGPRRGVPNGLGGGESGATAGESRHRTSSASSDAESTAVASRRGASSGPGDGESGAAAVASRQRASGSLRDEDAETTAVGSPRGASSGLGDEEFESTAVGPRRGASSGHGDGVPESTAAASRHRASSVHGDTDAKSTAIGARRAVASAFSDADAETTVIQSGRDRIAAAVAAHMDAGMAEAPTEPPRMPRAGSLGAVAGPADAATTEAVDAEKLMVALERANAARGQGASATTPEDVTVTEVNPTRANPAAAPLRRATRETQVGFGVDISQAVDAAAVEARRLALVRAITGDDELPAVEPEQTTATWLRGRRTWLAAGLFTGACALGLALAWALS; encoded by the coding sequence TTGGCAAGGCCGATTGAGCCCGAGCCCCTCTCGGGGCCCGTTCGCTTCGGTTCCTATACCCTCGTGCGCCGCATTGGCGCCGGGGGCATGGGAGAGGTGTTCCTCGCGCGAGAGGAGTCACCCCGCCGCGCCTGCGTGGTGAAGAAGGTCCTCCCGCAGCTCATGGCGAGTCCGCAGTTCGCCGGCCGCTTCCGCGACGAGGCCCGCGTGGTGGTGCGGCTCCACCATCCGAACATCGCGCGCGTGTACGCGATGGGCGAGGTGGATGGGCAGCTCTACCTGTCGATGGAGTACGTGCAGGGCAAGACGCTCAGCCGGCTGACGTACCGGTTGCGGCAGCTCGGGAAGACGTTGCCCTTGGGCATCATGCTGCACCTGGGGCAGCGGCTGTGCGAGGGCCTGGCGTACGCGCACGACGCGACGGACGAGTCCGGCCACCCGCTGCACCTGGTTCACCGAGACCTGTCTCCGGCGAACGTGTGCATCAGCTACGCGGGCGAGGTGAAGATCATCGACTTCGGCGCGGCGCAGTCCACGCTGAAGGAGCAGCAGACCGCGCCCCGGGTGGTGATTGGCAACCTGACGTACATGGCGCCGGAGCAGGCGCGGAAGCGCCTCGTGGACCGGCGCGCGGACGTGTACGCGGTGGGCGCGCTGCTGTGGGAGCTGTTCGCGTGGCGGCCCTTGGCGCAGCGGGGAGACCCGGTGGAGCGGTGGCGGCGCGCGGCGTATCCCCAGTGGGAGCCGGCGGGCCGCGTCCGCGAAGGTGTGCCGTCCAGCGTGGATGCGCTCCTGATGCGCGCGCTCGCCTCCGAGCCCGACAACCGATTTCCAGATGCGGGGGCCATGGGCGCGGAGCTGGCGCGGCTGAAGGCGAAGCTGGCGCCCAACGTGGGCGACGCGGACCTGGCGCGCTTCATCTCGGGAGCCTTCCCCCGGGAGAAGAAGGCAGAGGAACTCGTGCTCCGGGAGCTGCTGCGCGAGGCGCGCTCGCGGCAGCTCACCGAGCCGGAGCTGGCGACGGTGCTGGTGCCTCCCACCGCGCTCGCGTTCGAGCACGGCGGCATCGAGGCGCCCGAGGACTTCGTTCCGGCGGAGCGTGCGGCTGCCGATGCGGCACCTGCCGGGGCCGAGCCCACCGCGACGCGGCCGGATGCGCACGGAGAGTCGGCGCCACGTGAAGCGCAGGGGCGAGGTGCTCCCAGCCGTGGAGCGCAGGCCACCGCGCTGTATGGCACGGAGGAAGAGTCGACGGTCGCGGACGCTCTCCGCGGACGACCGCGCAGTGCTCAAGGGCCGCACGGCGAACCGCCGGACGCTCGCGGTGGCGCGGGGCGTGGGCACACGCCGCAGGGCGGGGCTGCTCGCGTCGAGGATGCGGCGGCCACGGTGACCTGGACGGCGCATGGCGCACCCGCGAGGGCTCGCACCGGCACCGCCGAAGGGGCCGCTGTCCGTGTGGCACTTGCCGAGGCCCATGCGGACGGGGATGACGAGGCGACCGTCGTCCAACCGGAGCGTGGCGGGCCTACCTCCGCGCGCACGGACGGCGACGCGCGTGCCACGCCTTCCGAACCGTGGAGTCATGGGGCAACGGACGTGCTCCGTGATGAGGACGCGGAGCCCACCGCTGTTGGACCGAGGCGAGGCGTTCCGAATGGCCTTGGCGGTGGGGAGTCCGGAGCCACCGCTGGTGAGTCGCGGCACCGAACTTCAAGTGCATCCAGTGACGCGGAGTCCACGGCGGTTGCGTCAAGGCGCGGGGCTTCCAGTGGTCCCGGCGATGGGGAGTCCGGAGCGGCCGCAGTTGCATCACGGCAACGCGCTTCAGGTTCACTCCGTGACGAGGACGCGGAGACCACTGCGGTCGGGTCGCCGCGAGGTGCTTCGAGTGGTCTCGGCGATGAGGAGTTCGAATCCACCGCAGTTGGGCCCAGGCGCGGCGCTTCGAGTGGCCATGGCGATGGTGTGCCCGAATCCACCGCCGCCGCGTCGCGACACCGCGCTTCAAGTGTGCACGGAGACACGGACGCGAAGTCCACCGCCATTGGGGCGAGGCGCGCGGTGGCGAGCGCATTCAGTGACGCGGATGCGGAGACCACCGTCATTCAGTCCGGGCGCGACCGCATCGCCGCGGCCGTCGCGGCCCACATGGACGCCGGGATGGCGGAGGCCCCCACCGAGCCGCCCAGGATGCCGCGTGCTGGCTCGCTCGGCGCCGTTGCCGGTCCAGCGGATGCCGCGACCACCGAAGCCGTCGACGCGGAGAAGCTGATGGTCGCGCTCGAGCGCGCCAACGCCGCCCGGGGGCAGGGGGCCAGCGCCACCACGCCCGAGGATGTCACCGTGACGGAGGTGAATCCCACCCGCGCGAACCCCGCGGCCGCGCCGCTGCGCCGAGCCACCCGGGAGACGCAGGTGGGCTTCGGCGTGGACATCTCCCAGGCCGTGGACGCCGCGGCCGTGGAGGCGCGCCGGTTGGCGTTGGTGCGCGCCATCACCGGCGACGACGAACTCCCCGCGGTGGAGCCCGAACAGACCACCGCGACCTGGCTCCGCGGCCGGCGGACCTGGCTCGCCGCGGGGCTGTTCACGGGCGCCTGTGCCTTGGGGCTCGCACTGGCGTGGGCGCTCTCCTGA
- the hemL gene encoding glutamate-1-semialdehyde 2,1-aminomutase — MNHAHSQALFARAQARIPGGVNSPVRAFRGVGGDPVFFREGAGAWLTDVDGNRYVDLVGSWGPLILGHAYPPIVDAIIDAARRGSSYGAPHAGEVEFAELICATMPAVEMVRLVSSGTEATVAAIRVARGFTGREHILKFEGCFHGAGDPFLVKAGSGVETLGLPDSPGVPSALAKLTLTAPFNDLAAVERLFAEKGQDIACAIIEPVVGNMGVLVPKPGYLEGLQALCQKHGVLLVLDEVMTGFRLSRGGAQELYGLKPDLTTMAKVVGGGMPLGAYGGRRDIMEQVAPAGPVYQSGTLSGNPVAVAAGMACLKALAAPGTYARLEEVSRMLEVGLLAEARAADVPVTVNRVGSMLTVFFTGEPVYDYTSAKKADTARFGRFFHAMLNEGVYLPPSQFEAAFVSLAMGEPEVAHVLAAARKAFRSLGKAD, encoded by the coding sequence ATGAACCACGCTCACAGTCAGGCCCTCTTCGCTCGCGCGCAGGCACGCATTCCCGGCGGAGTGAACTCTCCGGTGCGTGCCTTCCGAGGCGTTGGCGGCGACCCGGTCTTCTTCCGTGAAGGCGCAGGCGCCTGGCTCACGGATGTGGACGGCAACCGCTACGTCGACCTCGTGGGGAGCTGGGGGCCGCTCATCCTGGGCCACGCCTATCCGCCCATCGTGGACGCCATCATCGACGCCGCGCGCCGGGGTTCGTCCTACGGCGCGCCGCATGCCGGCGAGGTCGAGTTCGCGGAGCTCATCTGTGCCACCATGCCCGCGGTGGAGATGGTGCGGCTGGTCTCCAGCGGCACCGAGGCCACGGTGGCGGCCATCCGCGTCGCGCGCGGCTTCACGGGCCGCGAGCACATCCTCAAGTTCGAAGGCTGCTTCCACGGTGCCGGTGACCCGTTCCTGGTGAAGGCGGGCAGCGGCGTGGAGACGCTGGGCCTGCCGGACTCGCCGGGCGTGCCGTCCGCGCTGGCGAAGCTCACGCTCACCGCGCCCTTCAACGACCTGGCCGCCGTGGAGCGCCTCTTCGCGGAGAAGGGGCAGGACATCGCCTGCGCCATCATCGAGCCGGTGGTGGGCAACATGGGCGTGCTGGTGCCGAAGCCCGGTTACCTCGAAGGTTTGCAGGCGCTCTGCCAGAAGCACGGCGTGCTGCTGGTGCTGGACGAGGTGATGACGGGCTTCCGGCTGTCTCGCGGCGGCGCGCAGGAGCTGTACGGCCTCAAGCCGGACCTCACCACGATGGCGAAGGTGGTGGGCGGTGGCATGCCGCTGGGCGCGTACGGTGGCCGTCGCGACATCATGGAGCAGGTGGCGCCCGCGGGGCCGGTGTACCAGTCCGGCACGCTGTCGGGGAACCCGGTGGCGGTGGCCGCGGGCATGGCGTGTCTCAAGGCCCTGGCCGCGCCTGGCACCTACGCGCGGCTGGAGGAAGTGAGCCGCATGCTGGAGGTCGGGCTGCTCGCCGAGGCGCGCGCCGCCGACGTCCCCGTCACCGTCAACCGCGTGGGCAGCATGCTCACCGTGTTCTTCACGGGCGAGCCTGTCTACGACTACACCAGCGCGAAGAAGGCGGACACGGCGCGCTTCGGTCGGTTCTTCCACGCGATGTTGAATGAAGGTGTCTACCTGCCGCCCAGCCAGTTCGAGGCGGCGTTCGTGTCGCTGGCCATGGGCGAGCCGGAAGTCGCCCATGTGCTCGCGGCGGCGAGAAAGGCCTTCCGTTCGCTTGGCAAGGCCGATTGA